A genomic segment from Spinacia oleracea cultivar Varoflay chromosome 3, BTI_SOV_V1, whole genome shotgun sequence encodes:
- the LOC110782499 gene encoding protein SHORTAGE IN CHIASMATA 1: MPAQQEANLKVRKKERKKNKKNCAPSPHFSLFLNPENQFKILLTISSITINKQFLSTPLLHHLSPCSHQQSAEMRTRFLTTDYFAPDQTLDFLRFPLSPLPPPPKPLSISDLLRCCAGSADNSVSYELPSLPIGDALSKFYSDVLPHTIDVCYDDFSSNSGSSYGDVQIPKKESDSCYEEMEAHRCVASNSESLRQFAKDAIGDTNDTKAAIIQFETPELFQYVDNVCMSEKEEIQLLSEVQDCDDDLEFLNLVNRDPFDFDVKDHVESVETICLEYDMVPKLQTPDEVDLLPNTNHHLGTTLPLLEVEEIGPADFPCFCPESLFATIEEQHSVCSVDLERSCQDLLVSVEIDILEHISDSHSSKLPLELCYTSPSMTSDIDLIQVIEIPYTEKNTDAGASSFVDTFLFEEFKMLDSDSFDIFETHAIFQTTEETELCNMFPEDLPLRSFEELIVSRELAIIDGTFTSLSVPDLVDDEKIWSLHFIFDKILTELEPVPLSTSDEIYLDWHLLGRGECNSYVNAAIEKVFDDIDCYTMDPNLKSDDGNMLVLEFLFSDGPSDGLHMMENKVMMPSGVSCTEKHLFNEVVSREFLDEDCQIIENIGNLTNADFEKFSSGKLYNVDCEIVENAGVCNVDLHKLDSVAGSMPQFNDLDFFLNPRNAMGGMRTGNKVKPLDAKSILSDRGLQKKETAPSSNNQMQQFNVCEGVIGTSNDRDTIKLDALLNCGPIKEKCNKVFTEASGGTNSSGFPIPVCHTAQESEPVLPCGITFQDMPIIINTQDFEKEMIISRRSTYQKILTMEKRGVQVVERDLILPVDIVLNSTVCLGWYNCKNIGKKATAQDEGASSVPLCIENIATNILTSLSFAFTTCVLIFEGDCNFIGPVMESADELYAAAASLGIYLQIFYSSSIELTDEIILTYIRHSRDIYKGSLSRLPESETLAESFLTKLPPINPLSAHAIISSGCTLLEFLELTVESRALLLRKNHVPDESVNLLSALCKYGEREESGLTDCSSSLSSPPDSGRFVSKSNSDDRKRKFNATSGDAMYDFRCYEPSKKYDDAESSDQGMMLRPSDSKAPKSPRICLQKKLPDFLLDSELFREGEVPYTAINMDPSKAWPETNINCEPKLPRMDDGFARSSLHVNDRFPCQQKSGKTIKNNREESSRDLLQDLQEDFVGEVVDFYDKSIFDGDFQIDEEVVKCSPIVSDNVKDRAPTYNRTARRLSFDNSSDWNIPMADGMDARCMLEENRQLRADNSFNDVEYTWSNNIYKAPEQQEPTVRNIPEKSMQNFSGQFLKGKNVPPYGESPLSKAVHSGKLAQGSPWTIEFLNRIKEKRRLNQQCQPYASVPRTSYHGNITKATKRRSPSILEYYKYQSDSTSRKVAEQKMQKQHAQLRNERSQGFRPICTPIDKRARRSLSFTTTGTGSQTKLVWGDNISCSQGNMFSS; encoded by the exons ATGCCAGCCCAGCAAGAGGCCAAtttaaaagttagaaaaaaagaaagaaaaaaaaataaaaaaaattgcgcGCCTTCCCCTCATTTCTCCCTGttcttaaatcccgaaaatcaATTCAAAATCCTCTTAACAATCAGCAGCATTACCATAAACAAACAGTTCCTCTCCACTCCACTCCTCCACCATCTCTCTCCTTGCTCTCACCAGCAATCTGCAGAAATGCGAACTCGATTTCTCACTACCGACTACTTCGCCCCCGACCAAACCCTAGATTTCCTTCGATTCCCTCTCTCCCCTCTACCACCTCCTCCCAAACCTCTCTCTATCTCCGATTTGCTTCGCTGCTGCGCCGGTTCTGCAGATAATTCCGTCTCGTACGAGCTCCCTAGCCTTCCGATTGGCGACGCTCTGTCAAAATTCTACTCAGACGTACTTCCTCACACTATCGACGTTTGTTATGACGATTTTTCGAGCAATTCCGGGTCTAGCTATGGCGACGTTCAAATTCCGAAG AAAGAATCCGATTCATGTTATGAGGAAATGGAAGCTCATAGATGTGTAGCTTCTAATTCTGAATCATTACGTCAATTTGCTAAGGACGCTATTGGTGATACGAATGACACTAAGGCTGCGATTATCCAGTTTGAAACACCAGAACTGTTCCAATATGTG GACAATGTTTGCATGTCCGAGAAAGAAGAAATTCAGTTACTGTCAGAAGTGCAAGATTGTGATGATGATTTG GAATTTCTCAATCTTGTAAATAGAGATCCATTTGATTTTGATGTTAAAGATCATGTGGAGTCAGTGGAGACTATCTGTCTAGAATATGATATGGTACCGAAGCTTCAGACACCGGATGAAGTTGACCTCTTGCCAAACACCAACCATCACCTTGGCACCACCTTACCATTGCTTGAAGTAGAAGAGATCGGACCTGCAGATTTTCCATGCTTTTGCCCGGAATCTCTGTTTGCAACTATTGAAGAACAACATTCTGTTTGTAGTGTTGACCTTGAACGTAGTTGCCAAGATCTGCTTGTCTCCGTGGAAATTGACATTTTGGAGCATATTTCTGATAGTCACTCATCAAAGCTTCCCCTTGAACTATGTTATACAAGCCCGAGTATGACTTCAGATATTGATCTGATACAAGTTATAGAAATTCCTTATACAGAGAAAAACACTGATGCTGGTGCTAGTTCCTTTGTCGATACATTTTTATTTGAAGAATTCAAGATGCTGGATTCAGATTCCTTTGATATTTTTGAGACGCATGCCATTTTTCAAACAACTGAAGAAACTGAATTGTGCAATATGTTTCCAGAAGACTTGCCCTTGAGAAGTTTTGAAGAATTAATTGTCAGCCGTGAACTAGCAATTATTGATGGCACTTTCACATCACTCTCTGTCCCTGATCTGGTTGACGATGAAAAGATCTGGTCATTacattttatttttgataaaaTACTCACTGAATTGGAACCAGTGCCCCTCTCTACATCGGATGAAATTTATTTGGATTGGCATCTTCTGGGAAGGGGTGAATGCAATAGCTATGTAAATGCTGCTATTGAGAAGGTGTTCGATGACATTGATTGTTATACCATGGATCCTAACTTGAAATCTGATGATGGAAATATGCTAGTGCTTGAATTTCTTTTTTCAGACGGTCCTTCAGATGGGTTACATATGATGGAGAACAAGGTAATGATGCCATCTGGAGTGAGCTGCACAGAAAAGCATCTGTTCAATGAAGTCGTTTCACGGGAGTTTCTAGATGAGGACTGCCAAATCATAGAAAATATTGGAAATCTTACTAATGCTGATTTTGAGAAGTTTTCATCAGGCAAGTTGTACAACGTTGATTGTGAAATCGTAGAAAATGCTGGAGTATGCAATGTTGATTTGCATAAGCTTGATTCAGTCGCCGGGTCAATGCCTCAGTTCAATGATCTTGATTTTTTCTTAAATCCTAGAAATGCCATGGGTGGTATGAGAACCGGTAACAAAGTCAAGCCACTAGATGCTAAATCTATACTTTCTGATAGGGGTCTTCAGAAGAAAGAAACAGCCCCTTCAAGCAACAATCAAATGCAGCAGTTTAATGTCTGTGAAGGTGTCATTGGCACTTCAAATGACAGAGATACAATT AAGTTGGATGCGCTATTGAACTGTGGGCCTATCAAGGAAAAATGCAATAAAGTGTTTACAGAAGCTTCAGGTGGTACAAATTCCTCGGGTTTTCCTATACCTGTTTGTCACACGGCTCAAGAATCTGAACCGGTTCTTCCATGTGGAATAACTTTCCAAGATATGCCTATCATTATTAACACTCAAGATTTTGAGAAAGAGATGATAATTTCTCGGAGAAGCACATATCAGAAGATCTTAACTATGGAGAAGAGAGGAGTACAAGTTGTGGAGAGGGATCTGATTCTGCCCGTTGATATAGTACTTAATTCTACAGTATGCCTAGGGTGGTATAACTGCAAAAATATTGGAAAGAAAGCCACTGCTCAAGATGAGGGTGCTTCAAGCGTTCCTCTCTGCATTGAGAATATAGCAACAAATATTCTGACATCTCTGAGTTTTGCATTCACTACCTGTGTTCTG ATTTTCGAGGGAGATTGCAACTTCATTGGTCCTGTAATGGAGTCAGCAGATGAATTGTATGCAGCGGCAGCCAGTCTTGGCATTTATTTGCAGATCTTCTATTCCTCGTCAATTGAGCTGACAGATGAAATTATATTGACTTACATCAGACATTCCAGGGATATATATAAAGGGTCACTTTCTAGACTTCCTGAATCAGAGACACTTGCTGAATCGTTCCTTACCAAGCTCCCTCCTATTAATCCACTCTCAGCGCATGCAATTATTTCTAGTGGCTGCACGCTCTTGGAGTTCCTGGAGTTGACAGTTGAAAGCAGGGCCCTCTTACTCCGAAAGAATCATGTACCGGATGAAAGTGTCAATCTTCTTAGTGCCTTGTGCAAATACGGGGAGCGGGAGGAATCTGGACTGACTGACTGTTCTTCCTCTTTATCTTCTCCTCCTGATTCAGGAAGATTTGTCAGCAAAAGCAACTCAGATGATAGAAAAAGAAAATTTAATGCAACTTCTGGTGATGCTATGTATGACTTCAGATGTTATGAGCCATCCAAAAAATATGATGATGCTGAATCATCTGACCAGGGCATGATGTTGAGGCCATCTGATTCAAAAGCACCAAAAAGTCCCAGGATATGTCTGCAGAAGAAGCTGCCTGATTTCTTGTTGGATAGTGAACTGTTTCGTGAAGGAGAAGTACCATATACTGCCATAAATATGGATCCTTCTAAAGCATGGCCTGAAACAAATATCAATTGTGAACCAAAACTTCCACGAATGGATGATGGTTTTGCTCGATCTAGCTTACATGTAAATGATAGATTTCCCTGTCAACAGAAATCAGGTAAGACAATAAAAAACAACCGAGAAGAGAGTTCAAGGGACTTACTTCAGGATTTGCAGGAAGATTTTGTTGGTGAAGTTGTCGACTTTTATGACAAATCTATATTTGATGGGGACTTTCAAATAGATGAGGAAGTCGTGAAGTGCTCTCCAATAGTCTCTGATAATGTAAAAGATCGTGCTCCTACATATAACAGGACTGCTAGAAGATTATCGTTTGACAACAGTTCTGACTGGAACATCCCAATGGCTGATGGAATGGATGCTAGATGTATGTTAGAAGAAAATAGACAGTTGAGGGCAGATAATAGTTTTAATGATGTGGAATATACCTGGAGCAACAACATATACAAGGCTCCAGAGCAGCAGGAGCCGACAGTTAGAAATATTCCCGAAAAATCTATGCAAAATTTCAGTGGCCAGTTCTTGAAAGGAAAGAACGTGCCTCCCTATGGTGAATCACCACTCTCGAAAGCCGTTCATTCAGGGAAACTGGCTCAAGGGTCACCTTGGACAATAGAATTTCTCAATCGTATTAAGGAAAAGAGGAGGTTAAATCAACAGTGTCAGCCATATGCTTCTGTTCCACGCACTAGTTATCACGGGAATATCACAAAAGCCACAAAGAGAAGAAGCCCATCTATTCTTGAATACTATAAATATCAAAGTGACAGCACGTCAAGGAAGGTGGCAGAGCAGAAAATGCAAAAGCAACATGCTCAGCTGCGGAATGAGAGGTCTCAAGGATTTCGTCCAATTTGTACACCAATTGACAAAAGAGCAAGACGG AGTCTATCTTTTACAACTACTGGAACTGGGAGCCAAACTAAACTTGTTTGGGGTGACAATATCTCTTGCAGTCAGGGAAACATGTTTTCAAGTTGA